In Oryza glaberrima chromosome 8, OglaRS2, whole genome shotgun sequence, the following are encoded in one genomic region:
- the LOC127783377 gene encoding uncharacterized protein LOC127783377: protein MGTLVGHVAPGTGFLLVGLWHLYNHIRLFLLRPTAYVAPVWFPVRRARYLELALVIAGAVASILMELVVGPARHQPFDADGTVPSDHLHNFEHASISLALLVYAAAAAALDVARVPHGRAVSQLVAAVAFAQQLMLFHLHSADHAGVEGQYHLLLQGVVAVTLAATVLGVAAPRSFAVSLVRSASLVLQGVWFLAMGVMLWTPALLPKGCFLSREDGHDVARCRADDGGDALARAKALVNLEFSWYLSGTVVLVVALYLRLCRLYPEEPRYMPLVRGDCRDDDDDGGGDGDDNDVEAGKGGAGHVLREPLEIARP from the coding sequence ATGGGCACCCTCGTCGGCCATGTCGCGCCGGGCACCggcttcctcctcgtcggcctGTGGCACCTCTACAACCACATCAGGCTCTTCCTGCTCAGGCCAACCGCCTACGTCGCGCCCGTCTGGTTCCCCGTCCGGCGAGCCCGCTACCTCGAGCTCGCCCtcgtcatcgccggcgccgtcgcgtcCATCCTCAtggagctcgtcgtcggcccGGCGAGGCACCAGCCGTTCGACGCCGACGGCACCGTGCCGTCCGACCACCTCCACAACTTCGAGCACGCGTCCATCTCCCTCGCGCTGCTcgtctacgccgccgccgccgccgccctcgacgtGGCCCGGGTGCCGCACGGCCGCGCCGTGTcgcagctcgtcgccgccgtggcgttCGCGCAGCAGCTGATGCTGTTCCACCTCCACTCGGCGGACCACGCGGGCGTGGAGGGGCAGTACCACCTGCTGCTGCAGGGCGTCGTGGCCGTCACGCTCGCCGCGACGGTGCTCGGCGTGGCCGCGCCCAGGAGCTTCGCGGTGAGCCTCGTGCGGTCGGCGAGCCTGGTGCTCCAGGGGGTGTGGTTCCTGGCCATGGGCGTCATGCTGTGGACGCCGGCGCTCCTGCCCAAGGGCTGCTTCCTGAGCCGCGAGGACGGGCACGACGTCGCGCGGTgccgcgccgacgacggcggcgacgcgctcgCGCGCGCCAAGGCGCTCGTCAACCTGGAGTTCAGCTGGTACCTGTCCGGCACCGTCGTGCTCGTCGTCGCGCTCTACCTCCGGCTGTGCAGGCTGTACCCGGAGGAGCCGCGTTACATGCCGCTGGTCAGGGGAGATTgccgcgacgacgatgacgacggcggcggcgacggcgacgacaacgacgtgGAGGCTGGGAAAGGTGGCGCCGGTCACGTCTTACGTGAGCCTTTGGAGATCGCGCGGCCATAA
- the LOC127782569 gene encoding uncharacterized protein LOC127782569, with protein MGTFLGHFVPGLAFAILGLWHALNTVRAYKLKGASGFRAAAWFPFPSPVPGLKHLELYLLLSFSVLAIVDQLVDFPLLSFTIQPDALEHATMYLHLAVYASVALAADGVAASSSHHGGAQAQLGEVVAALAASVFGQELFLLRFHSADHAGLEGHYHWLLQLVVTASLVSTSATVVLPRSFAVAVVRSASVLFQGLWFIVMGFALWVPALVPRGCHGAEAGGGAMRSGVACPTDEAARRAVVMANLQFSWVLAGVWAVTAYLCLRVGGSRSMEYRQIQAPSGGDVGALAGDGDATQSQKRVFPVSDNV; from the coding sequence ATGGGCACGTTCCTTGGCCACTTCGTCCCAGGCCTCGCCTTCGCCATCCTCGGCTTGTGGCACGCGCTGAACACCGTCAGGGCGTACAAGCTCAAGGGCGCCTCCGgcttccgcgccgccgcgtggtTCCCCTTCCCGTCGCCGGTGCCCGGCCTGAAGCACCTGGAGctctacctcctcctctccttctccgtgCTCGCCATCGTCGACCAGCTCGTCGACTTCCCACTGCTCTCGTTCACTATCCAGCCGGACGCCCTCGAGCACGCCACCATGTACCTCCACCTCGCCGTGTACGCGTCcgtggcgctcgccgccgacggtgTCGCTGCGTCGTCCTcccaccacggcggcgcgcaGGCGCAGCTCGGGGAAGTGgtggccgcgctcgccgcgtcgGTGTTCGGCCAGGAGCTGTTCCTGCTCAGGTTCCACTCCGCCGACCACGCGGGGCTCGAGGGGCACTACCACTGGCTGCTCCAGCTCGTGGTCACCGCTTCGCTGgtctccacctccgccaccgtcgtccTCCCGAGGAGCTTCGCCGTCGCGGTGGTCCGGTCGGCGTCGGTGCTGTTCCAGGGCCTGTGGTTCATCGTCATGGGCTTCGCGCTGTGGGTCCCTGCCCTCGTGCCGAGGGGTTGCcacggcgcggaggccggcggcggcgccatgcggAGCGGGGTGGCGTGCCCAacggacgaggcggcgcggagggcggtGGTGATGGCGAACCTGCAGTTCAGCTGGGTGCTCGCCGGCGTGTGGGCCGTGACGGCGTACCTGTGCCTCAGGGTGGGTGGATCCCGGAGCATGGAGTACAGGCAGATTCAGGCGCctagcggcggcgacgtcggtgccctcgccggcgacggggacgcGACGCAGTCGCAGAAACGCGTGTTCCCCGTGTCAGACAACGTGTAG